A stretch of the Marivirga tractuosa DSM 4126 genome encodes the following:
- a CDS encoding ABC transporter permease, with protein sequence MIQFILKGIVRDKNRSLLPIIIVALGVTLTVFLSGYLAGVFQDVIQQNARFETGHVKIMSKAYAQNKDQLPIDLALLETEELKDELQAEYPDMQWVQRIKFGGLLDVPDDEGNSRSQGPAAVMAVSLLSENSMELDRLNIRNSIIKGNLPKENGEVLISNDFADKLEIEIGDQITYVGATMYGSMAFQNYTISGTVKFGNIGFDRGAVIMDISDAQQILNMENGATEILGFFNNEQYQSESAENIVKKFNAQYEDTGDEFAPEMQSLEDQNGLGEILAYSNYMSQIIVTVLILAMSVVLWNTGLLGGLRRYKEYGIRLALGESKGSIYRKSIIEAILIGAIGSIIGTLFGLLATYYMQEVGLDISDLLNQSSMIMPSTIRAKIIPSQLYIGFIPGLVAMVLGNMLSGMGIYKRETAHLFKELEV encoded by the coding sequence ATGATACAGTTTATTTTAAAAGGAATAGTAAGAGATAAGAACAGAAGCCTTTTACCCATAATCATTGTGGCATTAGGTGTTACTTTAACGGTGTTTCTAAGCGGCTATTTAGCAGGCGTTTTTCAGGATGTTATTCAGCAAAACGCCCGATTTGAAACTGGTCATGTCAAAATAATGAGCAAAGCCTATGCGCAAAATAAGGATCAGCTGCCAATAGACCTGGCTCTTTTGGAAACTGAAGAACTAAAGGATGAATTACAGGCTGAATATCCTGACATGCAGTGGGTTCAAAGGATAAAGTTTGGAGGCCTTCTAGATGTTCCTGATGATGAGGGCAATAGTAGAAGTCAAGGCCCAGCTGCGGTGATGGCTGTTTCTCTTCTTTCAGAAAATAGTATGGAATTAGACCGACTAAATATCAGAAACTCCATTATAAAAGGTAATCTCCCTAAGGAGAATGGTGAAGTGCTGATTTCCAATGACTTTGCAGATAAATTAGAAATAGAGATTGGAGACCAAATCACTTATGTTGGTGCCACTATGTACGGTAGCATGGCATTTCAGAATTACACCATTTCCGGCACCGTGAAATTTGGGAACATTGGTTTTGACAGAGGTGCAGTTATCATGGATATATCAGATGCGCAGCAAATTCTAAATATGGAAAATGGAGCTACTGAAATATTAGGCTTTTTCAATAATGAGCAGTATCAAAGTGAAAGTGCGGAAAACATCGTCAAAAAGTTTAATGCTCAATATGAAGACACCGGGGATGAATTTGCTCCTGAAATGCAAAGCCTTGAAGATCAAAATGGATTAGGTGAAATCCTGGCATACAGCAATTATATGTCACAAATCATTGTAACTGTCCTGATTTTAGCTATGTCTGTAGTGCTATGGAATACCGGTTTATTAGGTGGACTCAGAAGATATAAGGAATATGGAATACGCCTCGCATTAGGAGAATCTAAAGGTAGTATCTACAGAAAATCGATAATTGAAGCCATTTTGATAGGAGCAATCGGAAGCATCATTGGAACCCTTTTTGGTCTGCTTGCTACATATTATATGCAGGAAGTCGGTCTTGATATTAGTGATTTATTAAATCAGTCCAGTATGATCATGCCGTCTACCATACGGGCTAAAATTATTCCAAGTCAACTATATATTGGCTTTATTCCTGGTTTGGTAGCTATGGTTTTAGGCAATATGCTATCTGGCATGGGAATTTACAAAAGAGAA
- a CDS encoding ABC transporter ATP-binding protein produces the protein MEPIIKIENVTKKFPEGEGEFVALKNISLNFEKGEFSGIVGPSGSGKTTLLNIIGSLDQPSSGNAWVMDKNVAELSHKESAQLRNLHLGFIFQVYNLLPVYTVFENVEFALLLQNKSKEERRKAVMQALEWVGLENIPNKKPSKLSGGEGQRVAIARAMVKEPKIVLADEPTANLDATNAHAIIQTMKKLNEELGTTFLFSTHDEKVMQYMNRIVHLKGGEVEKDEIITAQNPKS, from the coding sequence ATGGAACCTATCATCAAAATTGAAAATGTCACCAAAAAATTTCCTGAAGGAGAAGGGGAGTTTGTTGCCTTGAAGAATATCAGTCTCAATTTTGAGAAGGGTGAATTTTCAGGAATAGTTGGTCCCAGTGGTTCTGGTAAAACAACACTGCTGAATATCATAGGATCTTTGGATCAGCCGAGTAGTGGAAATGCCTGGGTGATGGATAAAAACGTAGCAGAATTAAGTCATAAAGAATCTGCTCAATTGAGAAATCTGCATTTAGGTTTTATTTTTCAGGTATACAATTTATTGCCTGTCTATACGGTATTTGAGAATGTAGAATTTGCTTTACTCTTGCAAAACAAAAGCAAGGAAGAGAGAAGAAAAGCAGTGATGCAAGCGTTGGAATGGGTGGGGCTGGAAAATATTCCTAATAAAAAGCCCTCAAAACTTTCAGGTGGAGAAGGGCAAAGAGTCGCTATTGCAAGAGCAATGGTGAAAGAACCTAAAATAGTGTTAGCCGATGAACCAACGGCTAATTTGGATGCAACTAATGCTCATGCAATCATTCAGACCATGAAAAAGCTCAATGAGGAGCTGGGTACTACTTTTTTATTTTCAACTCATGATGAAAAGGTAATGCAGTATATGAACCGCATCGTTCACCTAAAAGGTGGTGAGGTCGAAAAAGATGAAATCATAACTGCTCAAAATCCAAAGTCATGA
- the rbfA gene encoding 30S ribosome-binding factor RbfA, whose translation MAAGSRQKKYSSLLQKDLSEIFQKQMANAFGKAFITITDVEVSPDLSFAKIYLSLMLSDNPSETLEMIRERKSEIRKHLGNRIGKQVRIVPEIAFFMDDTLERANRIDDILSKLDIPPEEKDEDDDENKE comes from the coding sequence ATGGCTGCAGGTTCAAGACAGAAAAAATATTCCAGTTTATTACAGAAAGATTTAAGCGAAATTTTTCAAAAACAAATGGCTAATGCCTTTGGAAAAGCTTTTATCACCATAACTGATGTGGAAGTGTCCCCAGATTTAAGTTTTGCTAAGATTTATTTAAGCCTAATGCTGTCTGACAATCCAAGCGAAACGCTGGAAATGATTAGAGAAAGAAAAAGTGAAATCAGGAAACATTTAGGAAATAGAATTGGAAAGCAAGTTAGGATTGTTCCTGAGATCGCATTCTTTATGGATGACACCTTGGAAAGGGCAAATCGAATTGATGATATTCTATCTAAACTTGACATTCCACCTGAGGAAAAGGATGAGGATGATGATGAAAATAAGGAATAA
- a CDS encoding ABC transporter permease: protein MKNLSFFIARRYFLSKKKKGFINVLSIIAMVGVAIGTAALVIVLSVFNGLEDLIRSLYSSFDADIKISLNEGKFFEYDDELQKAIEESEGLATIVQVVEDNVLVRYNDGESVVRMKGVSPEFVKNSRLKNHITEGQLKLTEKEQNFAVVGQGIRYDLSINSRNDFLALQFYYPKNISPGRTNPSSMYNSGILMPAGVFAIEKQYDEKYIFVPIRFARKLIGKKNECTSIEINLDAGVSIDQVQESLQKDLGDEFEVLNSDEQHASLLKAIKIEKLFIYLTFSFILAVASFNIFFALTMLALDKKRDISILYAMGTPIKTIRNVFLKEGAIISLSGALTGGLFGFIICLLQQEYGLISMNMASAVQEAYPVKMIASDFIFTMLTISVITILASFKPAQVAAKSVEIQRL from the coding sequence TTGAAGAACCTATCATTTTTCATAGCAAGAAGATATTTCCTTTCTAAGAAGAAAAAAGGATTCATTAATGTACTGTCCATTATTGCCATGGTAGGTGTTGCAATTGGAACAGCCGCATTGGTCATTGTGCTTTCGGTTTTCAACGGGCTGGAAGATTTAATCCGTTCATTATATAGCTCTTTTGATGCAGATATCAAGATCAGCTTAAATGAAGGTAAATTCTTTGAATATGATGATGAGCTTCAAAAAGCAATTGAAGAAAGTGAAGGCCTTGCAACCATAGTGCAAGTCGTTGAGGACAATGTGTTGGTGCGCTATAATGATGGTGAATCAGTAGTTCGGATGAAAGGGGTAAGTCCTGAATTTGTTAAAAATAGTCGTTTAAAAAATCATATTACCGAAGGCCAATTGAAGCTGACGGAAAAAGAACAGAACTTTGCAGTTGTGGGACAAGGCATTCGATATGATTTATCCATCAACTCACGTAACGATTTTTTAGCTTTGCAATTTTATTATCCGAAAAACATTAGTCCTGGTAGAACTAATCCATCTAGCATGTACAATTCTGGAATTTTGATGCCGGCCGGGGTTTTTGCTATTGAAAAGCAATATGATGAAAAGTATATTTTTGTGCCAATACGCTTTGCTAGAAAATTAATAGGGAAGAAAAATGAATGCACATCCATTGAAATTAATTTGGATGCCGGAGTTTCAATTGACCAGGTACAAGAATCCTTACAAAAAGATTTAGGAGATGAATTCGAGGTTTTAAATTCTGACGAACAACACGCTTCATTGCTCAAAGCAATCAAAATAGAAAAATTATTTATATACCTCACTTTCAGTTTTATTTTGGCTGTTGCTTCTTTCAATATCTTTTTTGCACTTACTATGTTGGCACTTGATAAGAAAAGAGACATTAGCATATTGTATGCCATGGGCACCCCTATCAAAACAATCCGCAATGTTTTCTTAAAAGAAGGTGCGATTATTTCTTTATCGGGAGCGCTTACTGGTGGTCTTTTTGGATTTATTATTTGTCTACTGCAGCAAGAGTATGGACTAATCTCAATGAATATGGCGTCAGCTGTGCAAGAGGCTTATCCTGTTAAGATGATTGCTTCAGATTTTATTTTCACCATGCTGACAATTTCTGTCATTACTATATTAGCATCTTTCAAGCCCGCTCAAGTTGCAGCCAAATCGGTTGAAATTCAGCGATTGTAG
- a CDS encoding dipeptidase, giving the protein MITKEETGKYLSENKQRFLDELFELLRIPSVSADPKFKADVKKAAQYVKEKFEAAGADNAEVCETKGHPIVYAEKLIDPELPTVLVYGHYDVQPADPYELWDSEPFNPVIKDGKIVARGSADDKGQMYIHIKAFEMMMQNGGVPCNVKFMIEGEEEVGSENLEIFIAENKEKLKSDVIVISDTSMIANEHPSMAVSLKGISYLEIEVTGPNRDLHSGVYGGAVANPINVLCRMIASLQDENRKVTVPGFYDKVLELTQDERDEMNKAPFILEDYKKDLLIDDVEGEASYNTLERMGIRPTLDVNGIWGGYIGEGAKTVLPSKAHAKISMRLVPNQNHYEITKLFKEHLESIAPKSVKVKVTPHHGGMPYVTPTDTDSYKAAERAFEKVWGKKPIPTREGGSIPIVSLFKDILGLDSILMGFGLNSDAIHSPNESFGVENYLKGIETVALFHQYFAEKAK; this is encoded by the coding sequence ATGATAACGAAAGAAGAAACAGGAAAATATCTAAGCGAGAACAAACAACGGTTTTTGGATGAGTTGTTTGAATTATTAAGAATACCAAGCGTAAGTGCTGATCCGAAGTTTAAAGCAGATGTAAAAAAAGCAGCACAATATGTAAAGGAAAAATTTGAAGCTGCTGGTGCTGATAATGCAGAAGTTTGCGAAACCAAAGGACATCCCATTGTTTATGCTGAGAAATTGATTGATCCAGAATTACCAACAGTTTTAGTATATGGACATTATGATGTTCAGCCAGCCGATCCGTATGAATTATGGGATTCAGAACCATTTAATCCAGTCATAAAAGATGGAAAAATTGTAGCTCGTGGATCTGCTGATGACAAAGGGCAGATGTATATTCATATTAAAGCCTTCGAAATGATGATGCAAAATGGAGGAGTTCCATGTAATGTGAAATTCATGATTGAAGGTGAAGAGGAGGTTGGTTCAGAAAATTTGGAAATCTTCATTGCTGAGAATAAAGAGAAATTGAAATCTGATGTTATAGTTATTTCGGATACTTCAATGATTGCCAATGAGCATCCTTCAATGGCAGTAAGTTTGAAGGGTATCAGTTATTTGGAAATCGAAGTGACTGGTCCGAATAGAGATTTACATTCTGGGGTTTATGGTGGTGCTGTTGCTAATCCCATTAATGTTTTGTGCAGAATGATAGCCTCACTTCAGGATGAAAACAGAAAAGTGACCGTGCCGGGTTTTTATGATAAGGTGTTGGAGCTTACTCAAGATGAAAGAGATGAAATGAATAAGGCTCCTTTTATCTTAGAAGATTATAAAAAGGATTTACTGATAGACGATGTGGAAGGCGAAGCTTCTTATAATACGCTTGAACGAATGGGAATTCGTCCTACATTAGACGTAAATGGAATTTGGGGTGGGTATATTGGTGAAGGTGCTAAAACAGTACTTCCATCAAAAGCACATGCTAAGATTTCTATGCGTTTGGTACCAAATCAGAATCACTATGAAATCACTAAGCTTTTTAAGGAGCATTTAGAAAGTATAGCACCAAAAAGTGTGAAGGTGAAAGTGACACCGCATCATGGTGGAATGCCATATGTAACTCCTACAGATACTGATTCTTATAAAGCGGCAGAGAGAGCTTTCGAAAAAGTTTGGGGTAAAAAGCCAATCCCGACTAGAGAAGGAGGTAGTATTCCAATCGTTTCTTTGTTTAAAGATATTTTAGGGTTAGATAGTATTTTGATGGGTTTTGGATTGAATTCAGATGCTATTCACTCACCAAATGAAAGCTTTGGAGTAGAAAATTACTTGAAGGGGATAGAAACTGTAGCTTTATTTCATCAGTACTTTGCTGAAAAAGCTAAGTAA
- a CDS encoding ABC transporter permease, whose translation MKLALQLAYKNLVGAGLRSWLNIGILAFTFIVIIFFNAYLDGWNLQAQRESIKWEYGHGQLRHQDYDPLDPFSINEAHGKLNTSQSENLTAVLIQQASLYPEGRMVSVLMKGIDSAQKILELPTEAFAKSDANIPALIGKRMASSNKLEVGDQLLLRWRDKNGTFDAAEITIADIFETDVTSVDAGQIWIPIERLWNMTGLKGEATYFIAGENYSHSPVDAWYFKSQAELLKQLQEIIEMKSASSSILYFLLLGIALLAIFDTQVLSIFRRQKEIGTYIALGMTRWQVVQLFTVEGSMYSILASIVGTIIGVPIFWYFSTFGIGMPDYVTQQDMGVTIAQRIYPAFTIGLIMGTIALVVLSATIVSFIPSRNIAKMDPVDALKGKVQ comes from the coding sequence ATGAAACTTGCATTACAATTAGCATATAAAAATTTAGTCGGTGCGGGTTTGCGCAGCTGGTTAAATATTGGAATTCTGGCTTTCACTTTTATTGTTATTATATTTTTTAATGCTTATCTGGATGGCTGGAATTTACAAGCACAGAGAGAAAGTATAAAATGGGAATATGGCCATGGTCAATTACGGCATCAAGATTACGATCCCCTTGACCCCTTTTCCATAAACGAAGCACATGGAAAATTAAATACTTCCCAAAGTGAAAATTTAACAGCTGTTTTGATCCAACAGGCATCACTTTATCCTGAAGGAAGAATGGTTTCTGTTTTGATGAAAGGTATAGATTCAGCTCAAAAAATATTAGAATTGCCAACTGAAGCATTCGCCAAGTCTGATGCCAATATTCCAGCTTTGATCGGTAAACGAATGGCCTCATCCAATAAACTGGAAGTTGGAGATCAACTGCTATTAAGGTGGCGAGATAAAAATGGGACCTTCGATGCCGCAGAAATTACAATTGCTGACATTTTTGAAACCGATGTCACTTCTGTAGACGCGGGTCAGATTTGGATACCTATTGAGAGGCTGTGGAACATGACCGGGTTAAAGGGAGAGGCTACCTACTTTATAGCAGGTGAAAACTATTCTCATTCGCCCGTGGACGCGTGGTATTTTAAATCACAAGCAGAATTATTAAAGCAGTTACAGGAAATTATTGAAATGAAAAGTGCTAGTAGTTCTATCCTGTATTTTCTGCTCTTAGGAATAGCCTTGCTCGCTATTTTTGATACTCAAGTGCTATCGATTTTTAGAAGGCAAAAAGAAATAGGAACCTATATTGCGTTGGGGATGACACGCTGGCAAGTGGTTCAATTATTTACAGTGGAAGGAAGTATGTATAGCATTTTGGCTAGCATAGTAGGTACAATAATTGGCGTTCCGATATTTTGGTATTTTTCAACCTTTGGGATAGGGATGCCTGATTATGTTACACAGCAAGATATGGGGGTTACAATCGCGCAACGCATATACCCTGCCTTCACTATCGGGCTTATTATGGGTACTATCGCACTGGTGGTATTATCCGCAACCATTGTTAGTTTCATTCCATCGAGGAATATAGCAAAAATGGATCCTGTTGATGCACTTAAAGGAAAAGTCCAATGA
- a CDS encoding DEAD/DEAH box helicase, giving the protein MKVYTTQPFQLIYSLFEHEYLGYTFESFVVQINSRGELTFSHQNISSKNAKEFGKGLDDVDYELIELMDEMQQDVVVRKFAKKKMKPAEFFDKFYNIEGGNDLVKDEIERYMERRRSEILSRIKGKMLFEMGNDGEPAWRQIEIMEEKATILFHFVKNEDNTHYFPTIKHNGEKLEFQYKGAYLICNEPAWLVVDQKLYSFEKDPEGKKIKPFLNKKFIAIPQKVEETYFKKFVAPLVASFDVFARGFKIKTYREEPFPKLKISELAATAGKNLDLFSNGDKDIEDEGKLLMELKFQYGEHTFPLGKGEGVSVKVEKEDGQFVFKRLVRNILKEKSLRDAMVDRGLNILKGKVTAPKTQAFSWISKNVDWLDENQVEIQQEKQVSDKNYFVGKSSIEIDISEGIDWFDINAVVIFGDYEIPFKELRKHILNNQTEFQLPNNQTAVIPSHWFEDYSELFSFMENGNEDAMKMRKHHLSLVSEMEKSNLAKVQMDRKLAKLKDFTQIDDHPMPEDFSGELRPYQKEGFNWLQFLNQYNFGGCLADDMGLGKTVQTLAMLQSEKESGRTAASLLIMPTSLVYNWQSEAEKFTPELKIFVYTGTNRIKDSKQFEDYDLILTSYGITRLDVEILSEFLFNYIILDESQAIKNPDSHIAKAVKKLKSRRKLVLTGTPVENSTMDLWSQMSFVNPGLLGNKKFFKDEFVTPIEKKRDEQKSQKLATLIKPFILRRHKSQVATELPDKIENVHYSGMTTMQEEKYEEVKNYFRDMILDEIEKKGIRSSQMILLQGLTQLRQIANHPKMVDPEYQGDSGKMEDVTHMLTSIISEGHKVLIFSQFVKHLSLFKEFMERSHIKYAYLDGTTKDRQKQVKLFQENQDLSVFLISLKAGGLGLNLTAADYVFLLDPWWNPAIEQQAVDRAHRIGQKQQVFTYKFITKNTVEEKILALQEKKLTLARDLISTEESFMKSLSKEDIQGILS; this is encoded by the coding sequence ATGAAGGTATACACCACTCAACCGTTTCAACTAATATATTCACTGTTTGAACATGAATATTTGGGCTACACATTTGAATCTTTTGTAGTGCAAATAAACAGTAGAGGTGAATTAACTTTTTCGCATCAAAACATTTCTTCTAAAAATGCCAAGGAATTTGGAAAAGGCTTGGATGATGTTGATTATGAATTGATTGAGCTAATGGATGAAATGCAGCAGGATGTGGTGGTAAGGAAGTTTGCGAAGAAGAAAATGAAGCCCGCTGAATTTTTTGATAAATTTTATAATATAGAAGGTGGTAATGACCTAGTGAAGGACGAAATAGAGCGCTATATGGAAAGAAGGCGTTCGGAAATTTTAAGCCGAATAAAAGGCAAAATGCTTTTTGAGATGGGTAATGATGGTGAACCCGCCTGGCGCCAAATTGAAATAATGGAAGAAAAAGCCACTATCCTTTTCCATTTTGTAAAGAATGAAGACAATACCCACTATTTCCCTACTATTAAGCATAATGGTGAAAAATTAGAGTTTCAGTATAAAGGAGCCTATCTAATTTGTAATGAACCGGCCTGGCTTGTAGTGGATCAGAAATTATACTCATTTGAAAAAGATCCTGAGGGCAAAAAGATCAAACCTTTTCTCAATAAAAAATTCATAGCAATTCCTCAGAAGGTAGAAGAAACCTACTTCAAAAAATTTGTTGCCCCGCTGGTTGCCTCCTTTGATGTTTTTGCCAGAGGATTTAAGATTAAAACTTATCGCGAGGAACCCTTTCCCAAATTGAAAATTTCAGAATTAGCTGCTACAGCAGGAAAAAATCTTGATCTATTTAGTAATGGCGATAAAGATATAGAAGACGAAGGGAAATTATTAATGGAACTGAAGTTCCAATATGGAGAACATACTTTCCCGCTTGGTAAAGGAGAGGGAGTTTCGGTAAAAGTTGAAAAGGAAGATGGACAGTTCGTTTTTAAACGTTTGGTCAGAAATATTTTGAAAGAAAAGAGCCTGAGAGATGCCATGGTAGATAGAGGTTTGAATATTTTGAAAGGAAAAGTTACTGCTCCTAAAACGCAAGCCTTTAGCTGGATTTCTAAAAATGTGGATTGGCTGGATGAGAATCAGGTTGAAATACAGCAAGAAAAACAAGTAAGTGATAAGAACTACTTTGTTGGTAAATCTTCTATTGAAATTGATATATCAGAAGGTATCGATTGGTTTGATATCAATGCAGTAGTTATTTTTGGAGACTATGAGATTCCTTTTAAAGAGCTCAGAAAGCATATTTTGAATAATCAAACTGAATTTCAATTACCTAATAATCAGACGGCAGTAATTCCATCGCACTGGTTTGAAGATTATTCAGAGCTTTTCAGCTTTATGGAAAATGGAAATGAAGATGCCATGAAAATGAGGAAGCATCATTTGTCATTGGTGAGTGAAATGGAAAAAAGTAACCTTGCGAAGGTGCAAATGGACCGAAAGTTAGCGAAGCTTAAGGACTTTACTCAAATAGATGATCACCCAATGCCTGAAGATTTCTCAGGGGAATTACGTCCTTATCAAAAGGAAGGATTTAATTGGCTGCAATTCTTAAATCAATATAATTTTGGCGGTTGCTTAGCTGATGATATGGGATTGGGGAAAACCGTACAAACACTGGCCATGCTGCAATCGGAGAAAGAAAGTGGCAGGACTGCGGCAAGCCTATTGATCATGCCTACATCCTTGGTTTATAACTGGCAATCAGAAGCAGAAAAGTTTACACCTGAATTAAAAATATTTGTCTATACAGGGACAAACAGGATCAAAGACAGTAAACAATTTGAAGATTACGACTTGATTTTGACTTCTTACGGTATTACCCGCTTGGATGTAGAAATCCTTTCTGAATTTTTATTTAATTATATTATTCTGGATGAATCTCAAGCAATCAAAAACCCAGATTCCCATATCGCCAAAGCAGTTAAAAAATTAAAATCTCGTAGAAAATTAGTCTTAACAGGTACACCTGTGGAAAACAGTACAATGGATTTATGGTCTCAAATGTCATTCGTAAACCCTGGTTTGCTAGGCAATAAGAAATTCTTTAAAGATGAGTTTGTGACACCAATTGAGAAAAAAAGGGATGAGCAAAAATCCCAAAAATTGGCAACACTGATTAAGCCATTTATTTTGAGGAGACATAAATCACAGGTAGCAACCGAACTTCCCGATAAAATTGAGAATGTCCATTATTCTGGCATGACCACCATGCAGGAAGAGAAATATGAGGAAGTAAAAAATTACTTCCGTGATATGATTTTGGATGAAATTGAGAAAAAAGGGATTCGCAGTTCACAAATGATATTATTGCAAGGCTTAACTCAGTTGCGACAAATTGCTAACCATCCAAAAATGGTAGACCCTGAATATCAAGGCGATTCAGGAAAAATGGAAGATGTTACCCATATGTTGACTTCAATTATTTCAGAAGGGCATAAGGTTTTGATATTCAGTCAATTTGTAAAACATTTGAGCTTATTTAAAGAATTCATGGAACGTAGTCATATAAAATATGCCTATTTGGATGGTACTACCAAAGATCGTCAAAAGCAAGTAAAACTGTTCCAAGAAAATCAAGACCTATCAGTATTCTTAATTTCTCTAAAAGCTGGTGGATTGGGTTTAAACCTAACAGCAGCAGATTATGTGTTTTTACTGGATCCATGGTGGAATCCTGCCATTGAGCAACAAGCAGTAGATAGAGCTCATAGAATTGGACAAAAGCAACAAGTCTTCACTTATAAATTTATCACAAAAAATACTGTAGAAGAAAAGATATTAGCGCTACAGGAGAAAAAATTGACCCTGGCTAGGGATTTAATTAGCACTGAGGAAAGTTTTATGAAGAGCTTAAGTAAGGAGGATATTCAGGGGATTTTGTCGTAG
- a CDS encoding TetR/AcrR family transcriptional regulator: MTKSQKAILESAKALFWKYGLKKVTVEEICEQADVSKMTFYRRFVNKEHAAEEILEAILEDNLRRYSAIMDEKKPFPEKINEVLKLKHQESKNISKEFINEILTEDGSALSELVEKHTLKSYKVMIADFEKAKKEGWVRKDLKPEFIMDMLGVIRTKMQDEHFLKMFKSIDEAIMELSNFFFYGIFVKR, from the coding sequence ATGACTAAAAGTCAAAAAGCGATATTAGAAAGTGCCAAAGCTTTATTTTGGAAGTATGGTTTAAAGAAAGTAACCGTGGAGGAAATTTGCGAGCAGGCAGACGTAAGCAAAATGACCTTTTACAGGCGCTTTGTAAATAAGGAACATGCTGCAGAGGAAATTTTAGAAGCGATTTTGGAAGATAACCTGAGAAGATATTCGGCTATCATGGATGAAAAAAAACCTTTTCCAGAAAAAATTAATGAGGTTTTAAAACTTAAACATCAAGAGTCCAAAAATATAAGCAAGGAATTCATTAATGAAATCTTAACGGAAGATGGCTCAGCGCTAAGCGAACTTGTTGAGAAGCATACCTTAAAATCTTATAAAGTAATGATAGCTGATTTTGAAAAAGCTAAAAAAGAAGGCTGGGTCAGAAAAGATCTAAAACCTGAATTTATTATGGATATGTTGGGAGTGATTCGAACTAAAATGCAAGATGAGCATTTCCTGAAAATGTTCAAGAGCATCGATGAAGCCATAATGGAATTAAGCAATTTCTTCTTTTATGGGATTTTTGTCAAACGATGA
- a CDS encoding sodium:calcium antiporter produces MGELLLYIGIITVSTWAVWKGGSLLEESSEKLSDFYHLPPLIQGTIITAVGSSFPELAATVLSTLLHGKFDLGVSAIVGSAIFNILVIPGISAVLVKRMPADLSLIYKDTQYYIISIFILFISFALAYIYHPIVISPNNMEGTMTRWIALIPVVFYGLYLFIQGMETRDYRRDHGKRAVLGVDVDKENINIRKDWIKLIISLVLIVASVEGLVSGAIFLGEFFNTPDFIWGITIVAGATSIPDAVVSIKIARKFKGSISLGNVIGSNIFDLLVAVPVGVLIAGTAIVNFTVAAPLMLFLALITIIMFVFLRTNLALVRWEGIVLLALYVLFVVWMIFETLGITSFVIK; encoded by the coding sequence ATGGGAGAACTACTATTATATATAGGGATAATAACAGTATCAACTTGGGCGGTCTGGAAAGGTGGCAGCCTATTGGAGGAGTCATCAGAAAAGTTATCTGATTTCTATCATTTGCCGCCATTAATTCAAGGAACTATAATTACAGCGGTTGGCTCTAGTTTCCCTGAATTAGCAGCAACAGTTCTTTCTACACTTCTTCATGGAAAATTCGATTTAGGTGTTTCTGCTATAGTTGGATCTGCTATCTTTAATATATTAGTAATTCCTGGTATCTCGGCAGTTTTGGTCAAAAGAATGCCAGCGGATTTAAGCTTAATCTATAAAGACACGCAGTATTACATCATTTCTATATTTATTTTATTTATATCGTTTGCACTTGCTTATATCTATCATCCAATTGTGATTAGTCCTAACAATATGGAAGGCACAATGACCAGATGGATTGCTTTAATTCCTGTAGTATTCTACGGACTGTATTTGTTTATTCAAGGAATGGAAACGAGGGACTATAGAAGGGATCACGGCAAAAGAGCTGTACTAGGGGTAGACGTAGATAAAGAAAATATCAACATCAGAAAGGACTGGATTAAATTAATTATTAGTTTAGTTCTTATAGTTGCTAGTGTGGAAGGCTTAGTAAGCGGAGCTATTTTCTTGGGTGAGTTTTTCAATACCCCTGATTTTATATGGGGTATAACGATAGTAGCAGGTGCAACAAGTATTCCTGACGCTGTAGTAAGCATCAAAATTGCCAGAAAATTCAAAGGTTCAATTAGCTTAGGAAATGTAATTGGAAGTAACATTTTCGATCTTCTGGTAGCCGTTCCAGTCGGTGTTTTAATAGCAGGCACTGCAATTGTGAATTTTACAGTAGCTGCACCTTTAATGCTTTTCTTGGCATTAATCACCATTATCATGTTTGTATTTTTAAGAACAAATCTAGCCTTAGTTAGATGGGAGGGAATTGTTCTTTTGGCACTATACGTGCTCTTTGTGGTATGGATGATATTTGAAACTTTAGGAATCACCTCGTTCGTTATAAAATGA